In Thermococcus sp. M39, the following are encoded in one genomic region:
- a CDS encoding HAD family hydrolase: protein MKLVSFDVWNTLLDINVMLEELTKALAELTKKTHKEIFEKVIEARGEIKELRKSKRGNPEKALEESQEILAKKLGCDVEIVKRAVAKATLRVNDTILIKGAIEGLKAAKERGLIIITTGNVMFWPSAYTRLILERFGLADFIDKQFYSDELKAYKPMKEVFLKPLGYFRVKPEEALHIGDTYAEDFEGALSAGLWAVWINPDAEKVERIAERGFVVRNAGELGEVLEKIKV from the coding sequence ATGAAGCTTGTGAGTTTTGATGTCTGGAACACCCTCTTAGATATCAACGTTATGTTGGAGGAACTTACAAAAGCCTTGGCTGAGCTGACAAAGAAAACACATAAGGAGATTTTTGAAAAGGTCATAGAAGCAAGAGGAGAAATCAAGGAGCTGAGGAAGAGCAAAAGAGGCAACCCAGAGAAAGCCTTGGAAGAAAGCCAAGAAATCCTTGCGAAAAAGCTTGGCTGTGATGTTGAAATTGTGAAAAGGGCTGTTGCTAAGGCAACGCTCAGAGTTAATGATACGATTCTCATTAAAGGAGCAATTGAAGGCTTGAAAGCAGCAAAAGAGAGAGGCTTAATCATAATCACAACGGGCAATGTCATGTTCTGGCCCTCCGCTTATACGCGCTTAATTCTTGAGAGGTTTGGGTTGGCGGATTTCATTGATAAGCAGTTTTATTCTGACGAGCTCAAAGCGTACAAACCTATGAAAGAAGTCTTCCTGAAGCCGTTGGGGTATTTTAGAGTTAAGCCGGAAGAAGCACTTCACATAGGCGACACGTATGCGGAGGACTTTGAAGGGGCTTTGAGTGCAGGATTGTGGGCAGTCTGGATTAATCCAGATGCTGAAAAAGTTGAAAGAATAGCAGAGAGGGGCTTTGTGGTGAGGAATGCTGGAGAGTTAGGGGAGGTTTTGGAGAAAATCAAGGTTTAG
- a CDS encoding aminodeoxychorismate/anthranilate synthase component II, with protein MIVIVDNRDSFVWNLVEYASLFDEVEVVPNTITLSEVRRIDPDGIIISPGPGSPDRRRDVGNSPEIVLEAEVPVLGVCLGHQIIAHAFGGRVGRVFPRHGKASPIRHDGRTIFRGIKNPLIGGRYHSLAVLEVPKGFEVSAVSLDDGIIMGIRHKRKPIEGVQFHPESVLTEYERGEGLRIIKNFVEMTR; from the coding sequence ATGATAGTGATAGTGGACAACAGGGATTCCTTCGTTTGGAACCTTGTAGAATATGCATCACTCTTCGATGAGGTTGAGGTAGTTCCCAACACTATAACGCTAAGTGAAGTCAGGAGAATTGATCCGGATGGAATAATAATCTCTCCTGGGCCCGGATCTCCAGATAGGAGAAGAGACGTTGGCAATTCTCCAGAGATAGTGTTAGAGGCTGAGGTTCCGGTCCTTGGTGTGTGCCTCGGTCACCAGATAATCGCCCATGCTTTCGGCGGAAGAGTTGGGAGAGTATTTCCGAGACATGGGAAAGCCAGTCCAATAAGGCATGATGGTAGAACGATATTCAGAGGAATAAAGAATCCTCTGATAGGCGGTCGTTATCACTCTTTGGCAGTTTTAGAGGTTCCCAAAGGCTTTGAAGTTTCAGCAGTCTCTCTAGATGATGGCATTATAATGGGGATAAGGCACAAGAGGAAGCCTATAGAGGGCGTGCAGTTTCATCCAGAAAGCGTTCTAACGGAATATGAGCGAGGAGAGGGGCTTAGAATAATCAAAAACTTCGTGGAGATGACGAGGTAA
- a CDS encoding ferredoxin produces MRVSVNKDTCIGCGVCASICPDVFEMDEDGKAKALVTETDLECAKEAAESCPTGSITT; encoded by the coding sequence ATGAGGGTTAGTGTTAACAAGGACACGTGCATTGGATGTGGGGTTTGTGCAAGCATCTGCCCAGATGTTTTTGAGATGGACGAAGATGGAAAGGCTAAAGCACTTGTAACTGAAACCGATCTTGAGTGTGCAAAGGAAGCAGCAGAGAGCTGCCCAACCGGATCAATTACTACCTGA
- a CDS encoding DUF835 domain-containing protein, whose amino-acid sequence MKIFTLGGASGIFLCDHLEKWELFLTLLNSRKGFVISREPLSFVKRRLGSKEVPVLWLTKVEGENSVHPSRLPYLLQTLVDFMRGEDAPKVVLLDGFEYLVLENGFKPVFKFLTSLKDYALLNNTIVLLPLSKKAFDEREYAMLSKEFPRARSRE is encoded by the coding sequence GTGAAAATTTTTACGCTCGGGGGGGCGAGCGGAATTTTCCTGTGCGATCACCTTGAAAAGTGGGAGCTCTTTCTAACGCTTTTAAACAGTAGAAAAGGTTTTGTAATCTCTAGAGAACCGCTTAGCTTCGTGAAGAGGAGGCTTGGCTCTAAAGAAGTTCCAGTCTTGTGGCTCACTAAGGTTGAGGGGGAGAATTCAGTTCACCCCTCGAGGCTTCCCTACCTTCTCCAGACTTTGGTTGATTTTATGCGGGGGGAGGATGCTCCCAAGGTTGTCTTGCTTGATGGTTTTGAGTACTTGGTTCTGGAGAATGGTTTCAAGCCGGTCTTCAAGTTCTTGACGAGTTTGAAGGATTACGCCTTGCTGAACAATACTATTGTCCTCCTCCCGCTTTCTAAGAAGGCTTTTGACGAGCGGGAGTATGCCATGCTAAGCAAGGAGTTTCCACGAGCTCGTTCAAGGGAGTGA
- a CDS encoding phosphoribosylanthranilate isomerase produces the protein MFVKICGIKSIEELRIVERYADATGVVVESPSRRKVPLSLAHEIIEESKISVFLVSTLEDFNSWSRVIEATEATHIQIHSRATPDVVERLKLEFGVFIMKAFKVPQFSNNPEADAEKLILEIQEYDVDRILLDTGAGTGELHDYRVSSIIARKFPVVIAGGLTPNNVSDVIKAVRPFGVDVSSGVEKNGRKDPELIEMFVRRVKDEVW, from the coding sequence ATGTTCGTGAAAATTTGCGGAATTAAGAGCATTGAAGAGCTCAGGATCGTTGAAAGATACGCAGATGCCACTGGAGTTGTAGTTGAAAGTCCATCGAGGAGAAAAGTACCTTTATCCCTTGCTCACGAAATAATTGAGGAGTCAAAAATCTCGGTGTTTCTAGTTTCCACTCTTGAGGACTTTAATTCGTGGTCTAGGGTAATAGAGGCCACAGAGGCCACTCATATCCAGATTCACTCACGAGCCACTCCGGATGTCGTTGAAAGGCTGAAGCTGGAGTTTGGAGTTTTTATAATGAAGGCCTTCAAAGTGCCTCAATTCAGCAACAATCCTGAAGCAGATGCTGAAAAGCTGATCTTAGAGATTCAGGAGTATGATGTTGACAGAATACTCCTAGACACCGGAGCCGGCACTGGAGAGCTTCACGACTACAGGGTGAGCTCGATAATAGCAAGGAAATTTCCAGTTGTTATTGCCGGTGGACTAACCCCAAATAACGTTTCCGACGTGATAAAAGCCGTCAGGCCGTTTGGTGTTGATGTCTCTAGCGGTGTTGAGAAGAATGGTAGGAAAGATCCCGAGTTAATTGAAATGTTTGTTAGGAGGGTTAAAGATGAAGTTTGGTGA
- a CDS encoding Lrp/AsnC ligand binding domain-containing protein — MIIVFILIIVRSGDENKVIEKLKGHPMVKEVYKVYGEYDMIVKIEAEDINELDDFRNKVLGKIREMVMSETLIASSYGGGWDD; from the coding sequence ATGATCATAGTGTTTATTTTAATCATTGTGAGGTCCGGGGATGAGAATAAAGTTATTGAGAAGCTTAAAGGCCATCCAATGGTGAAGGAAGTTTACAAGGTTTACGGGGAGTATGACATGATTGTCAAGATTGAGGCTGAGGACATTAACGAGCTGGATGACTTCCGTAACAAAGTTTTGGGGAAGATTAGGGAAATGGTGATGAGTGAAACCCTCATCGCAAGCTCTTATGGAGGTGGTTGGGATGATTAA
- a CDS encoding pyridoxal-phosphate dependent enzyme, protein MLSYFLQDEEGQIKETHSIAAGLDYPSVGPEHAYLKKTGRAEYVTVTDEEALRAFLELSKVEGIIPALESAHAVAYAMKIAPEMEKDEIIVVNLSGRGDKDLGIVMGAMGGGDV, encoded by the coding sequence ATGCTATCATACTTCCTTCAAGATGAAGAGGGGCAGATTAAAGAAACTCACAGCATTGCAGCAGGTTTGGATTATCCTAGCGTAGGCCCCGAGCACGCCTACTTAAAGAAAACTGGAAGGGCAGAATACGTTACGGTAACGGATGAAGAAGCGCTTAGAGCGTTTCTCGAGCTTTCTAAAGTGGAAGGAATAATACCCGCTCTTGAATCCGCACACGCCGTTGCATATGCAATGAAGATCGCTCCAGAGATGGAGAAGGACGAGATCATAGTTGTGAACCTCTCGGGTAGGGGAGACAAGGATCTTGGAATAGTTATGGGTGCAATGGGTGGTGGAGATGTTTAA
- a CDS encoding anthranilate synthase component I, with translation MKPEKTIKKDRFFGGLVGYIAYDAVHNYIEGNIVEPSVFGFYRHGFIYDHLTNEFYFFSLDDHSELNPDTIVSRAKRIQYELSNKSSDLIGCDAKEDEFIEIVQKGKEYIFAGDVFQVVLSREYTINTDMDPLSIYMNLRKINPSPYMFLLEFQEKILVGASPETMASVEGKTVKINPIAGTAPRGKNKQEDLEIERKLLNDEKERAEHVMLVDLARNDVRRVSKPGSVRLVRFFDVVRYSHVMHIESEVVGELAEDKTMFDAIEAAFPAGTLTGAPKIRAIEIIDELEKSPRRVYGGAVGYFSVTGWADFAIAIRMVEMEGKIARVRAGAGIVADSIPEKEFIETENKMKAVLKALGARE, from the coding sequence ATGAAACCGGAGAAAACTATTAAGAAGGATCGATTTTTTGGAGGATTGGTTGGCTATATAGCCTACGATGCAGTTCACAACTACATAGAAGGTAATATTGTAGAGCCCTCGGTTTTCGGCTTCTATAGGCACGGTTTCATATATGACCATCTTACCAATGAGTTCTACTTCTTCTCCTTAGACGATCACTCAGAGCTCAATCCTGATACAATAGTGAGCAGGGCCAAGAGGATCCAGTATGAGCTTAGTAATAAATCATCTGATCTTATAGGCTGTGATGCTAAAGAGGATGAGTTCATTGAGATAGTTCAGAAGGGCAAAGAGTACATATTCGCCGGAGATGTTTTCCAAGTCGTTCTATCCAGGGAATACACCATAAATACTGACATGGATCCACTTTCCATTTACATGAATCTGCGAAAGATAAATCCAAGCCCTTACATGTTCCTGCTTGAGTTCCAAGAGAAGATCCTTGTAGGAGCATCTCCTGAAACGATGGCCTCGGTTGAAGGAAAAACTGTGAAGATAAATCCCATTGCTGGGACTGCTCCTCGAGGCAAGAACAAGCAGGAAGATTTGGAAATCGAGAGGAAGCTATTGAATGATGAAAAGGAGAGGGCAGAGCACGTCATGTTGGTTGATCTGGCAAGGAACGATGTTAGACGGGTTTCAAAGCCGGGCAGCGTTAGGCTTGTCAGGTTCTTCGACGTTGTAAGGTACAGCCACGTGATGCACATAGAGAGCGAAGTTGTTGGGGAGCTTGCGGAAGATAAGACGATGTTTGATGCTATTGAGGCAGCATTTCCAGCTGGAACGCTGACAGGCGCGCCTAAAATAAGGGCAATAGAAATAATTGACGAGCTTGAAAAGTCTCCCAGGCGCGTTTATGGGGGAGCCGTTGGTTACTTCTCCGTAACAGGATGGGCCGACTTTGCCATAGCCATCAGGATGGTGGAAATGGAAGGAAAGATAGCAAGAGTTAGGGCAGGTGCTGGAATAGTTGCCGATTCAATTCCAGAAAAGGAGTTCATTGAGACTGAGAACAAGATGAAGGCTGTTTTAAAGGCCTTGGGGGCGAGGGAATGA
- a CDS encoding MoaD/ThiS family protein, whose product MKVYVKFIGPLRQQVEVPEFWVFLKPDSTISDLLDELEKNRGIKIDPQDRNVVILVNGRSIEFLERLNTKLKDLDKIVIMPVAAGG is encoded by the coding sequence ATGAAGGTTTATGTAAAATTTATTGGACCCTTGCGCCAACAAGTTGAGGTTCCTGAATTTTGGGTTTTCTTAAAACCTGATTCCACCATTTCTGATCTTTTAGATGAGCTAGAGAAAAATAGGGGGATAAAAATAGACCCACAAGATAGAAATGTCGTGATTTTGGTAAATGGTAGGTCTATTGAATTTTTGGAAAGACTAAATACCAAACTTAAGGATTTGGATAAAATTGTCATAATGCCAGTTGCTGCAGGAGGATAA
- a CDS encoding aldehyde ferredoxin oxidoreductase family protein, translating into MFGYMGQILRIDLTNKKATVEPLKEGVVKKFIGGRGLGAKILWDELSPGVDPLSPQNKLVFVVGPLTGTKAQSTSRWIAQFKSPLTGTYFRSVAGGFFGAELKFAGYDAIIVEGRSEKPVYVWINDGEVEFRDAEKIWGMTTNAAREFLLEETDRRARIAMIGPAGERLVKISAIVTDDMRTASRGGGGAVMGSKNLKAIVVRGTKRPEIYDEDAFNEAVKEQIESYRSNPGFEGFHNLGTNFAVYPFYTLGHFPTYNFKQKELEGAERFQAEVLRSYIVKHQGCYGCMIRCGKTFKLTKGPYAGTVWDFPEYETHWSFGGNLGNINIESIVYANMLCDSYGLDTISTGVAIAFAIELYEKGIISKSETDGLELRWGDPDVIPELVKRIALRIGLGNILAEGTKRAAEVIGRGAEKYAIHVKGLELPAYDPRSAKAHGLNLATSPIGASHCIGWNKFEIMGIPKKVDPFATEGKGEIAKYVQDETAIAETAVFCIFPFNTEMVTVDLYSKLLYAATGIEEFKDPKYLWLVGERIFNLERAFNAREGIDGKYDTMPERIVKEPVPREPSKGQVFELDILLKDYYKVRGWDERGIPTKEKLKELELQEVAEELEKVC; encoded by the coding sequence ATGTTTGGATATATGGGACAAATACTGAGAATAGATTTGACAAATAAAAAGGCCACAGTAGAGCCTCTAAAAGAGGGAGTTGTTAAGAAATTCATAGGCGGTAGAGGATTGGGGGCAAAAATACTGTGGGACGAACTTTCTCCAGGAGTAGATCCATTAAGCCCCCAAAACAAATTAGTCTTTGTAGTAGGGCCGTTAACTGGCACCAAAGCCCAGTCAACAAGCAGGTGGATAGCCCAGTTTAAATCTCCACTAACAGGGACTTATTTCAGAAGTGTTGCTGGGGGATTCTTTGGAGCTGAACTAAAATTCGCTGGTTACGATGCCATAATAGTCGAGGGAAGGTCTGAAAAGCCGGTTTACGTTTGGATTAATGATGGTGAAGTAGAGTTTAGAGATGCAGAAAAGATATGGGGAATGACTACAAATGCAGCGAGAGAATTTCTCCTAGAAGAGACCGATAGAAGAGCTAGAATAGCTATGATAGGTCCCGCAGGAGAAAGATTAGTTAAAATTTCTGCAATAGTTACGGATGACATGAGAACTGCTTCGAGAGGTGGCGGCGGTGCAGTAATGGGAAGCAAGAATCTAAAGGCTATTGTAGTTAGAGGAACGAAGAGACCAGAAATATATGATGAAGATGCCTTTAACGAAGCGGTCAAAGAGCAGATAGAATCTTACCGCAGCAATCCTGGATTTGAAGGATTCCATAATTTGGGAACAAACTTCGCAGTGTATCCATTCTATACTTTAGGCCATTTCCCAACATATAACTTCAAGCAAAAGGAGCTTGAAGGAGCTGAGAGATTCCAAGCTGAAGTTTTGAGAAGCTATATTGTAAAGCATCAAGGCTGTTATGGCTGTATGATCAGATGTGGAAAAACTTTCAAGCTTACTAAAGGGCCCTATGCAGGCACAGTATGGGACTTCCCTGAATATGAAACGCACTGGTCATTTGGAGGGAATTTAGGTAACATAAACATTGAATCCATAGTATACGCCAACATGCTTTGTGATTCTTACGGTTTAGATACAATATCTACAGGAGTAGCTATCGCTTTTGCGATAGAGCTCTATGAAAAAGGAATAATTAGTAAAAGCGAAACCGATGGGCTTGAGCTTAGGTGGGGAGACCCTGATGTTATACCTGAGCTTGTTAAAAGGATAGCCCTAAGAATTGGCTTAGGAAACATCTTAGCAGAAGGCACTAAAAGGGCTGCTGAAGTTATCGGTAGGGGGGCTGAGAAATATGCAATACATGTTAAGGGGCTTGAATTGCCAGCTTATGATCCAAGGTCTGCGAAAGCCCATGGGTTAAACCTTGCAACATCTCCAATTGGAGCCAGCCATTGCATTGGATGGAACAAATTTGAAATTATGGGTATTCCTAAGAAGGTAGATCCCTTTGCAACGGAAGGAAAAGGAGAAATAGCTAAATACGTCCAAGATGAAACTGCAATTGCAGAAACTGCAGTGTTCTGCATATTCCCATTCAATACAGAGATGGTTACAGTGGATCTATACAGCAAACTGTTATATGCTGCTACTGGAATTGAAGAGTTTAAAGATCCTAAGTACCTCTGGTTAGTCGGAGAGAGGATATTCAACTTGGAGAGAGCATTTAACGCAAGGGAGGGCATTGATGGAAAATACGATACTATGCCTGAGAGAATAGTAAAGGAACCAGTGCCAAGGGAGCCTTCAAAGGGACAAGTTTTCGAGTTAGATATCTTGCTTAAGGATTACTACAAAGTGAGAGGCTGGGACGAGAGAGGGATTCCCACCAAAGAGAAGTTGAAAGAGTTAGAGTTACAAGAGGTTGCAGAAGAACTTGAAAAGGTTTGTTGA
- a CDS encoding TIGR00288 family NYN domain-containing protein: MSKSFFKFLRKSEGEKSIGLIINGPNILIKKFNIRVEDIPKPLEEIGKIRVAKVVLNQNASPKLIEAVVNHGLEPIIVIGDADVTVAVEAMKLIYNPNIDVIALAVRDTNFLPVVNEAKSKGKETVVIGAEPGFSKALQNAADYVIILGRSLEEKQ, from the coding sequence ATGAGCAAGAGTTTCTTCAAGTTCTTGCGGAAGAGTGAGGGAGAAAAATCAATCGGCCTGATAATCAATGGCCCCAACATCCTAATAAAAAAGTTTAACATTCGCGTAGAAGATATTCCAAAACCCTTGGAAGAGATTGGAAAAATTAGAGTTGCAAAAGTTGTCCTGAACCAGAACGCATCCCCAAAGTTAATAGAGGCTGTTGTTAACCATGGTCTAGAACCAATCATAGTCATTGGAGACGCTGATGTTACAGTTGCCGTGGAGGCAATGAAGCTCATTTACAACCCCAACATAGACGTTATAGCCTTGGCAGTAAGGGACACCAACTTCCTGCCTGTAGTGAATGAAGCGAAAAGCAAGGGGAAAGAAACTGTAGTAATCGGGGCTGAGCCGGGGTTCAGTAAGGCCTTACAGAACGCTGCAGATTACGTTATAATCTTGGGAAGGAGTTTGGAGGAAAAACAATAG
- a CDS encoding sulfite exporter TauE/SafE family protein: protein MKILEVLLVSFLAFGGGFIGSVMSGGSLITLFILSFLGVPTKVAIGTLKLVIAGLTLVSTITYFKRGIVDAKLALSLTISSLFGAFLGSLFFLSIPENLANIIVASLLLVGMYFMIKQRPSQKEPKLESRVWQVIIGFLIGVYISILGIASTLIIISTLLLFFKLDILRANGTAKMIIFFNNLVATINYALAGNVNYSVGILILIPVLFGSWLGARTALEIGKEKLKAIFIFMTILTIMKLVWDALL from the coding sequence ATGAAAATTTTGGAAGTACTTTTAGTCTCTTTTTTAGCATTTGGAGGAGGGTTCATAGGCTCTGTGATGAGTGGAGGAAGTTTGATTACTTTGTTTATTTTATCTTTTCTTGGAGTGCCAACAAAAGTGGCCATTGGAACGCTAAAATTGGTGATAGCAGGATTAACTTTAGTATCCACGATAACTTATTTTAAAAGAGGGATAGTTGATGCAAAATTAGCGTTAAGTTTGACTATTTCTTCACTTTTTGGGGCATTTTTGGGTAGCCTGTTCTTTTTGTCAATTCCAGAAAATTTGGCAAATATTATTGTGGCTTCTCTTCTCCTTGTTGGAATGTATTTTATGATAAAACAAAGACCGAGTCAAAAAGAGCCAAAACTCGAGAGTAGAGTTTGGCAAGTAATCATAGGGTTTTTAATTGGAGTTTATATCTCAATCCTCGGTATAGCGTCTACTTTGATTATAATCTCTACCTTATTGCTTTTCTTTAAATTGGATATCTTAAGAGCCAATGGAACAGCAAAAATGATAATTTTCTTCAATAACCTCGTGGCAACTATAAATTATGCTTTAGCAGGAAATGTTAACTATTCTGTTGGGATTTTAATTCTAATTCCGGTTCTTTTTGGCTCGTGGTTAGGGGCTAGGACTGCACTAGAAATTGGCAAAGAAAAACTTAAGGCCATCTTTATTTTTATGACCATTTTGACAATAATGAAGCTTGTTTGGGATGCACTTCTCTAG
- a CDS encoding DUF4349 domain-containing protein produces the protein MSNIFGPQEIIQRLKKDYYVIIQDENPEKVANEIKAEVHSLGGYVISENLDKSEERVVYYIEFRIPNTVENENKVGMLLEKYNVKSLRLDTQDVTSKYNQILAEIESLEAEKKKLLEFYNLSKDIDDLMRIESRISSINSRLNYLYLQKDYYEKVTDYITYHVTIESKEKPVFEIDLGFRKTIYQAVAILLMVIEGILALLIIISPFAVLYLIGRNIYRRFKKSEPQE, from the coding sequence ATGAGTAATATTTTTGGTCCACAGGAAATAATCCAAAGGCTGAAAAAGGACTATTATGTCATTATCCAAGATGAGAATCCAGAAAAGGTTGCTAATGAAATAAAAGCTGAGGTACATTCTTTGGGAGGATACGTGATTTCTGAAAATCTTGACAAGAGTGAAGAAAGGGTTGTTTATTACATTGAGTTTAGGATTCCAAACACAGTAGAAAATGAAAATAAAGTTGGGATGCTTCTGGAGAAATACAATGTTAAAAGTCTCCGCTTAGATACTCAAGATGTAACAAGCAAATACAACCAGATTCTTGCTGAGATTGAAAGCCTTGAGGCTGAGAAAAAGAAGCTCCTCGAATTCTACAACCTTTCAAAGGACATCGATGATTTAATGAGGATTGAATCCAGAATAAGCAGCATAAACTCCCGTTTAAACTATCTATACCTCCAAAAAGATTATTATGAAAAAGTTACGGATTATATAACATACCACGTCACAATAGAGAGCAAAGAAAAGCCTGTGTTCGAAATTGATTTAGGCTTCAGAAAAACAATATATCAAGCTGTGGCAATACTGCTCATGGTAATTGAGGGTATTCTTGCCCTGCTGATAATAATATCTCCATTTGCAGTGCTTTATTTGATTGGCAGGAATATTTATAGGCGCTTTAAAAAGTCTGAGCCGCAAGAGTAG
- a CDS encoding DUF257 family protein, giving the protein MSIAKNVWDGVKPGETVLIEHSSTTMPYVGLWQLINWAKEKGYQVVVDDVLDTLYLYKAQMKLAGLDAGILDDVKVIKFGGRLEVGQVVERLHIKELAIREHEYRRIFDSLSGGAVVNPVLGIGKLFLLAESKREVLSTVNEILSSVGDERRIAFYFVNTDLLKTATPEALPLLEELASMIVKVETKGKFHQSSIVKSVNKELLGLTFVLP; this is encoded by the coding sequence ATGAGCATTGCTAAAAATGTTTGGGATGGTGTCAAGCCTGGTGAAACTGTGCTGATCGAGCATTCTTCCACAACAATGCCCTACGTGGGGCTCTGGCAGTTAATAAATTGGGCCAAAGAGAAGGGGTATCAAGTAGTCGTTGATGATGTTTTAGACACTCTTTACTTGTACAAGGCTCAGATGAAGCTGGCCGGACTTGATGCAGGCATTCTGGATGATGTCAAAGTCATAAAGTTTGGGGGAAGGTTGGAAGTTGGGCAAGTTGTTGAACGGCTTCACATTAAAGAGCTAGCGATTCGAGAGCACGAGTACAGGAGGATTTTTGACTCTCTGTCGGGGGGGGCGGTAGTTAATCCTGTTCTGGGCATTGGGAAGCTCTTCCTGCTTGCCGAGTCTAAGAGGGAAGTGTTGAGTACCGTGAACGAAATACTTTCTTCTGTTGGTGATGAGCGGAGGATTGCGTTTTACTTCGTTAACACTGACTTGTTGAAGACTGCTACTCCAGAAGCCTTGCCGTTGCTTGAAGAACTGGCAAGTATGATCGTTAAGGTTGAGACAAAAGGAAAGTTTCACCAATCCTCAATAGTGAAGTCAGTGAACAAGGAACTCTTGGGACTCACGTTTGTCCTGCCTTGA
- a CDS encoding TATA-box-binding protein: MDVLSRVKVRVENVVASIDLHGEIDLEKVASNLKNVEYDPSIFPGAIYKLEKPKTTFLIFNTGKLVCTGAKNTEEVKEAVKTLVRQLEKLGMKFSEDPTIEIQNLVASGDLNLGDLDLDIIALTLPNCEYEPEIFPGIIYRVKGSRLTVLLFTTSKIVIAGARNEEDIWFAVKNLLKELEKYELVNMEG, translated from the coding sequence ATGGATGTGTTAAGCAGAGTTAAGGTCAGAGTTGAAAATGTTGTCGCCTCAATAGACCTCCATGGAGAGATTGATTTAGAAAAAGTTGCCAGCAACTTAAAAAATGTCGAATACGATCCAAGCATTTTTCCTGGTGCAATATACAAGCTTGAAAAGCCCAAAACTACCTTTTTAATTTTTAATACTGGAAAGCTGGTGTGTACGGGAGCAAAAAACACTGAAGAAGTAAAGGAAGCAGTTAAAACACTTGTAAGGCAACTAGAAAAGTTGGGAATGAAGTTTTCAGAGGACCCAACAATTGAAATTCAAAACCTAGTAGCTTCTGGAGATTTAAACTTAGGGGATTTAGATTTAGACATCATTGCTTTAACTCTGCCTAATTGTGAGTATGAACCTGAAATATTCCCAGGGATAATTTATAGAGTCAAGGGTTCAAGATTAACAGTGCTTTTGTTTACTACAAGCAAAATTGTCATTGCTGGAGCTAGGAACGAGGAGGATATCTGGTTTGCTGTAAAAAACCTCCTCAAGGAATTAGAAAAGTACGAGCTTGTAAACATGGAGGGATAA